The nucleotide sequence TCTTTagaatcatgattggtcattgcattgatatACCTCTTAAGTAAttcaaatttgttcattttaacaAAGTTATTGTCATagtataaagttttttttatggttttactcacttcactttgcattaatacatataagtcttcccagattgctctgaaaaaatcaatttaataattttaaaaggttataagtaaagggcagctaggtggctcagtggatagagagccaggattagagacagaaggtcctggtttcaaatctggactcagacacatcctagatatgtgacctaggacaagttttttaaagtcacttaactccaatttccaGTCCCTTACTGATtctctgctttagaaccaatacttagcattgattctaagacaaaagataagggttctTTTTAAAGGCCATTTctagttcattctctaggatgttttaatgattactacCAGCACTCATCAATTATATTCATCAAGTTTTTCACTACTGTGTGATGAAgtatctccaggcctgatgcccTGAATCATTGAAGAAAGCTCACTAACCATTCTCATTTGTCTTCACTTCAGATCCCTAAAAGTTATTATTGTTCTATGTTTCCCAGTCCAAAAATCATTCTCCTTCATAGAAGTGAAATAAAGACTGAATGATTCTGCCTTCTTTCTATCATCTCCTTCCATTTATGGACGTTCTTCTTGTTCCaacatagttttttttaagtcttttgaaTTATCTAGAACATTCACCTCTAATCATACAACTTATTCTGGGCTTTAGCATTCTGAATTATTCCTTATAGGaccatttccctttttcataCTCATCTTTCATTACATGCCTTTTGTTTCAGCCTCTGTAAGGCATACTTCGAATTAAGTATTTTCAAAATTTAGCTCTTATCTTCTCCTACAAATAAGCTCTTCCCTCAAACCTTACTAAATCTTCTAACAGTGAGCTCTCGTGTCTTCATCAAATCACTTAAGAGATTCTCCTGAAACTCACAAGCTGACTACACACTCTCCTCATTGCCACCTTCATGTCTTTGTTCCTTAAGGTATAGATGACTGGATTAAGAGAGGGTGTAAGAACTATATCAAAAACAGCAAGGAAGTTATCCAGACGTGACGTGGCATGTGGCCTTGTATAAACAAAGATCAATGGACCAAAGAATAAAACCACCACAGTGATGTGAGCTGACAGAGTGGAGAGGGCCTTAGAGACACCACCTGATGAACTCTTCTGAACAGTGACTAAGATGAAAATGTAGGAGATGATCAAAATGAAAAACACAAACAGGGACATGAAGCCACTATTAGCAGTGACTATGAACTGCAGTCTATATGTGTCTATGCAAGCAAGTTTGATAAACCGAGGGAAGTCACAATAAAAACTATCCAACTCATTGGGGCCACAGAAAGGCAAATGAACTACAAAAGCCAGTTGGGCCACTGAATGGATAAGGCCAATGATCCAAGCTATAGCCAGAAGAAAAATGCACATTCTTGGACACATAATAGTTAGGTAGTGGAGAGGTTTACATATAGCTACATATCTGTCAAAGGCCATGGCAATGAGAAGCACCATCTCAACTCCACCAATCAGGTGAATAAAAAACATCTGAGTGATGCAACCATAGAATGAGATGACTTTGTGCTTTCTGAAAAGATCACTCATCATCTTAGGGGAAATTACAGAGGACATTCCCAGATCAATAAAGGAGAGATTGGCCAGCAGGAAATACATGGGAGAGTGTAAGTGAATGTCAGTGGTCACTGTGAGCACAATGAGAGAATTTCCCAGCATGCTTGCCAAGTAGAACACAAAGGAGAACACAAAGAGGAAAAGTTGAACGTCCCAAGAATTGGAAAGACCCAGGAATACAAACTCAGACACCACAGAATGATTCTCTCTGTCCATTGACTCAGAAATCCTGGATGATATGtaacctgtaaaaaaaaaagataaagagattcCAAATGACAAGGAATGAGTTAGAAACAGTGATGTCCCAAACAAGAGTGCTATCTTGAATCCtttaaaatgtacaaaagaaagcagaaagaagttCTAAAGGAAGCCTAAGCAAGACAGTCCTTAAAATAGCAAGCAGAATTAATGCAGACACatagacatatacacataaaaataacacaaatacTTATATTATTAATGAGTGGGGCAGAATGAAGAATCAATTTCatgtaaaatcttatttttattctgctGTATTTGTGTGGGGTTTTTTATGTTTATGttgagaattaaaaataaaatttttgaaatgaGGAAAATTCCTGGATATCACTCTGTGGAAGAagatttctaaaatttcatttttaatttccctaaaaatattaagaaatattcaCTAGCCTACAACACTTTCAAGACTCTTCTTCTTAGGAATGTGATGAGAACAAAGTCTATGGTCTTCATTGGTAAAGAGGTAATTGTGATAACCAAAACTAGCTCATGTCTACATGAGATGATTGCCTCCCAAACCTCTGAGATACCTGGAGCCATAAACTACCTGGGgatagaatagatagatagatagatagatagatagatagatagatagatagatagatagatagatagatagatagatagatagaagtagacaggcagacagagcaGAGAGATGGGGAACTATATAGATGTAGATTTCTGCCACTGTCTCTGAATCTCTATTTTTGTATCTGTTTTTCTCAGTCTATCTGTCACTTTCTCAGCAACATGAAGTTCATACACTGTTTACTTTTTGCAACATCTCTAATCAactcactttatttctctgagcCTTTGTGTCCTCCAACATAGAATGGGAAcaattcttccttccctccatacTTTACAAGTCTCTAGAGACAAATAAATGATAGAATAGGTACTTGGAATCTGGATGAATCTTTGTAAAAATGAACTAGTATCATGATTCTTATTAGTACTATATTTAGTAATACTCTCATAccattaggtggcacagtagatagagtgctgggcttggaatcagggagacctgaattcaagtcatcctctctctcagtctcagttgcTTCATCTTTAAAGGGTGGGCAAACCTGAGACGATTATGGCCATGTCACTGAAAGCCTGTTAGAATCCCAGGAAAAGAAACTTATCTGCTGTCCTCTTCTGACTCTTTTACATAGCACAGTCACCCATATAATTAGTCAGATCTGACATAATACATCAACATGGAAGCCACGATCGATTATTTTAAATAGTAAGTCCTCCCTCCTGGATATAGGTGAGTTATCTAATAAGAAGTGTATCTATGGGATAACCTAATCTAAGCTCCTTCATGCCCATACGCTTTTTAGAACTTTTAACAATCTTCACTTCCTACTACTAATAAATGTACTATAATTTCCAAGGACTACACTGCCTGGTTCTCATCCTGCTTTATTGATTGttccttctcagttttcttccttagttcccttttttcttctgaaCTAAGTAAAGAGTTCCCCAAAATTCTGATCCCATCTTTTTCTCTACTAACTCTATTTTCACTTAGTTATTTCATTCATTAGCATA is from Gracilinanus agilis isolate LMUSP501 chromosome 2, AgileGrace, whole genome shotgun sequence and encodes:
- the LOC123236097 gene encoding olfactory receptor 4F3/4F16/4F29-like, which gives rise to MDRENHSVVSEFVFLGLSNSWDVQLFLFVFSFVFYLASMLGNSLIVLTVTTDIHLHSPMYFLLANLSFIDLGMSSVISPKMMSDLFRKHKVISFYGCITQMFFIHLIGGVEMVLLIAMAFDRYVAICKPLHYLTIMCPRMCIFLLAIAWIIGLIHSVAQLAFVVHLPFCGPNELDSFYCDFPRFIKLACIDTYRLQFIVTANSGFMSLFVFFILIISYIFILVTVQKSSSGGVSKALSTLSAHITVVVLFFGPLIFVYTRPHATSRLDNFLAVFDIVLTPSLNPVIYTLRNKDMKVAMRRVCSQLVSFRRIS